The Terriglobales bacterium genome has a segment encoding these proteins:
- the nuoF gene encoding NADH-quinone oxidoreductase subunit NuoF, translating to MKTLYTPTPLVSHPDEVRVISKRFGQGAQDIDRYIQLDGYKAARKALDMQPDDIINEVKASGLRGRGGAGFATGMKWSFIPKQSEAPKYILVNGDESEPATCKDRLIVEYDPHAIIEGVIIAGLAVGAKLGFIYLRGEYRYLLEILERAVADAYKKGFLGHNIFGTGREFNILTHTGAGAYEVGEESALMESLEGKRGLPRLKPPFPAIKGLYGGPTVINNVETIATVPPIILNGGKWYVAFGPNEKNGGTRLTCLTGHFNKPGVYELPLGYPANKMIYEVGGGIPNGRQLKAFVPGGSSTFLLTREEAESATMDYDWFAKRGEFLGSGGVVAIDDQTCMVKVALRIMQFYQHESCGWCIPCREGTDWLKKTLIRFHAGAGQNKDLDQMLYLANNMAGRTFCALGDAAAFPTMSIIKKWRKEFEEHLDGRSCPFETASSREMA from the coding sequence GTGAAGACACTCTACACACCAACGCCGCTGGTCTCGCATCCCGATGAGGTGCGCGTCATCTCCAAGCGCTTTGGACAAGGCGCGCAGGACATCGACCGCTACATCCAGCTCGACGGCTACAAGGCCGCGCGAAAAGCGCTGGATATGCAGCCCGACGACATCATCAATGAAGTCAAAGCCTCGGGACTGCGTGGACGCGGAGGCGCGGGTTTTGCCACGGGAATGAAATGGTCGTTCATTCCGAAACAGTCTGAAGCTCCGAAGTACATCCTGGTGAACGGGGATGAGAGCGAGCCGGCGACGTGCAAAGACCGGCTGATCGTCGAATATGATCCGCACGCCATTATCGAAGGCGTCATCATCGCAGGCCTGGCAGTGGGAGCCAAGCTGGGCTTCATTTATCTGCGCGGTGAGTATCGCTATTTGCTCGAGATTCTCGAACGAGCGGTTGCCGACGCCTATAAAAAAGGGTTCCTTGGCCACAACATCTTCGGCACCGGACGCGAGTTCAACATCCTCACTCACACGGGCGCTGGCGCGTATGAAGTTGGCGAAGAATCCGCGTTGATGGAATCACTCGAAGGCAAGCGCGGATTGCCGCGTCTGAAACCTCCCTTCCCTGCGATTAAAGGTCTCTATGGCGGTCCAACGGTCATTAATAATGTTGAGACCATCGCAACCGTTCCGCCGATCATTCTGAACGGCGGCAAATGGTACGTTGCATTCGGACCGAATGAAAAGAATGGCGGCACGCGTCTGACCTGCCTTACGGGACACTTCAATAAACCCGGAGTGTACGAGCTTCCTCTTGGATATCCCGCCAATAAGATGATCTACGAAGTAGGAGGTGGAATACCGAATGGACGCCAGCTCAAAGCGTTCGTTCCCGGTGGATCCTCGACGTTCCTGCTCACGCGCGAAGAAGCCGAATCGGCAACGATGGATTACGACTGGTTCGCAAAACGCGGCGAGTTCCTCGGTTCCGGCGGAGTTGTCGCAATTGATGACCAAACGTGCATGGTGAAAGTCGCGTTACGCATCATGCAGTTCTACCAGCACGAAAGCTGCGGCTGGTGCATCCCGTGCCGCGAAGGAACTGATTGGCTGAAAAAGACGCTCATCCGTTTTCACGCCGGTGCCGGGCAAAACAAGGATCTCGACCAGATGCTCTATCTAGCCAACAACATGGCTGGCCGAACCTTCTGCGCATTAGGCGACGCGGCTGCGTTTCCTACAATGTCGATCATTAAGAAATGGCGAAAAGAGTTTGAAGAGCACCTGGACGGAAGAAGTTGTCCGTTTGAAACGGCGTCATCGAGAGAGATGGCG
- a CDS encoding ATP-binding protein, protein MLILMVGLPGTGKSTLSRSLIERFGGFVIDKDIIRPALFGPSQIDYTVEQDDFCQDVMLETAAYLLTRKPKLRVFLDGRPFSREYQRERVRNAASQIGTKLAVIECVASEETALARIRRDLESGAHLAANRTVDLYYVKRQDFEREPVRETRLTISSDQPLETSIAEADSYLREIDDE, encoded by the coding sequence ATGTTGATTCTGATGGTCGGTCTTCCGGGCACCGGAAAGAGCACCCTCTCTCGCTCGCTGATCGAACGCTTCGGCGGCTTCGTTATCGATAAAGACATCATCCGACCCGCACTCTTCGGCCCATCGCAAATTGACTACACGGTCGAGCAAGACGACTTCTGCCAGGACGTCATGCTCGAGACCGCTGCCTATCTTCTGACGCGCAAGCCGAAGCTGCGCGTATTCCTCGATGGCCGTCCATTCTCGCGCGAGTACCAGCGCGAACGGGTGCGCAATGCAGCTTCCCAGATCGGGACGAAGCTCGCAGTCATCGAGTGCGTGGCCTCGGAAGAAACCGCCCTGGCCCGCATACGCCGTGACCTGGAATCAGGCGCACACCTCGCTGCGAACCGAACAGTCGATCTCTACTACGTCAAACGCCAGGACTTTGAGCGCGAGCCCGTGAGAGAAACACGGCTGACAATCAGTTCGGATCAGCCCCTGGAAACCTCTATTGCTGAGGCCGATAGCTACTTGAGAGAAATCGACGACGAATAA
- a CDS encoding NADH-quinone oxidoreductase subunit C has protein sequence MPLQPAITDLEQLKSRPAVAALHNASLLEKATFDRDELTLYVNRSDIKQACELLRENPETKFNFLADITCVDVFPSEPRFEVIYNLLSHSRKERVRLIARVPGGDPSIESLMGLWPAANFFEREVFDLFGVRFVGHPNLRRIMMPEDWEGHPLRKDYPVEGYR, from the coding sequence ATGCCTTTGCAGCCCGCCATCACCGATCTCGAACAACTGAAAAGCAGACCGGCAGTCGCGGCGCTTCACAATGCCTCACTGCTGGAAAAAGCTACGTTCGATCGCGATGAGCTGACGCTGTACGTAAATCGCAGCGATATCAAGCAGGCTTGCGAGCTTCTGCGCGAGAATCCCGAAACGAAATTCAATTTTCTCGCCGACATCACCTGCGTCGACGTCTTCCCTTCCGAGCCGCGCTTCGAAGTGATCTACAACCTGCTTTCCCATTCGCGGAAAGAACGCGTGCGACTGATTGCTCGTGTACCTGGCGGAGATCCTTCGATTGAATCGCTCATGGGACTTTGGCCTGCAGCGAACTTTTTCGAGCGCGAGGTCTTCGACCTGTTCGGCGTGCGCTTCGTCGGACATCCCAATCTGCGCCGCATCATGATGCCGGAAGACTGGGAAGGGCATCCGCTGCGCAAGGACTATCCGGTGGAGGGTTATCGCTAA
- a CDS encoding NAD(P)H-dependent oxidoreductase subunit E, producing MQFSPELEQRFQKLVSQYPWKRSALIPLLLYAQDEVGYLTDEVITDIARRVELTELEVRNVISYYSLLRTQPAGKYVVQVCTNISCMLRGAEEVFDHCREKLGVDHKEVTRDGTFSLEEVECIGACSWAPAIQVNYDFHLNVTPQKMDAILDQYSNNTKQ from the coding sequence ATGCAATTCTCTCCCGAACTGGAACAACGGTTTCAGAAGCTCGTTTCCCAATACCCATGGAAACGTTCAGCGCTAATTCCACTGTTGCTCTACGCGCAGGATGAGGTCGGTTATTTGACCGATGAAGTTATCACTGACATCGCTCGGCGTGTTGAGCTAACCGAACTCGAAGTCCGTAATGTAATTAGCTACTATTCGCTCCTAAGGACCCAGCCGGCGGGCAAATACGTAGTACAGGTCTGCACCAACATCAGTTGCATGCTACGCGGAGCAGAAGAAGTTTTTGATCACTGCAGAGAAAAGCTGGGCGTGGATCACAAAGAGGTCACACGAGACGGCACATTCTCGCTCGAAGAAGTCGAATGCATCGGAGCCTGCAGTTGGGCTCCTGCTATCCAGGTGAATTACGACTTCCATTTGAACGTGACGCCGCAAAAGATGGACGCAATTCTCGACCAGTACAGCAACAACACGAAACAGTGA
- the ndhC gene encoding NADH-quinone oxidoreductase subunit A, producing MPDQPLPYYVNYLPLLMQVVIACLVAGGMVALSALLGKHRYSRTKMAAYECGMVGTGDARPRFSVKFYMVAMLFILFDVEAIFLIPWAVIYRKLPAAIAPALGAGPHDSGPRMFGFWEMLVYIGIVLVGFFYIWKKGALDWNTTPEKSDY from the coding sequence ATGCCGGACCAGCCACTACCCTATTACGTCAACTATCTGCCTCTGCTCATGCAGGTCGTGATCGCGTGTCTGGTCGCGGGAGGCATGGTCGCGCTCTCGGCGCTGCTGGGTAAACATCGCTACAGCAGAACAAAGATGGCCGCTTATGAATGCGGCATGGTGGGTACCGGCGACGCGCGCCCGCGCTTCTCCGTGAAGTTCTACATGGTCGCCATGCTCTTTATTCTGTTCGACGTTGAGGCGATTTTCCTGATTCCCTGGGCAGTGATCTACCGCAAGCTGCCGGCGGCGATCGCTCCCGCGCTGGGCGCTGGGCCGCACGATTCCGGTCCGCGGATGTTCGGTTTCTGGGAGATGCTGGTGTACATCGGCATCGTCCTCGTGGGCTTCTTCTATATATGGAAGAAAGGCGCGCTCGACTGGAATACGACGCCGGAGAAATCGGACTACTAA
- the nuoD gene encoding NADH dehydrogenase (quinone) subunit D: MAHLNPTPVLEPTEDRTMILNMGPQHPSTHGVLRLLLEIDGETVVKCIPDIGYLHTGIEKTCEAKFYQQVVPLTDRIDYLCPMTNNLTYCLAVEKLLQLEIPPRAQFLRVLLNELTRINSHLVWLGTHALDIGAMTVFLYCFREREELLRIFENVSGQRMMTSYFRIGGVSMDPPIDFWKKTKAFIDKFPSRVDEYEGLLTSNPIWIERTRGVAHITAEECIALGCSGPTARGSGVDWDLRRDMPYSGYEKFKFKVPVSTDGDVYARYLLRVQELRESNSIARQAFEGMPEGSYKADAPKVVLPDREKMKTQMEALIYHFKIVTEGFTVPAGEVYQGVESPRGEMGYYVRSDGTAKPYRVHMRSACLGNLQALERLCVGRLLADVVAAIGSIDIVLGEIDR; this comes from the coding sequence ATGGCGCACCTGAATCCCACGCCGGTCTTGGAGCCCACTGAAGATCGCACGATGATCTTGAACATGGGGCCACAGCACCCGTCCACTCACGGCGTGCTGCGTCTGCTGCTCGAGATCGACGGCGAGACTGTCGTCAAGTGCATTCCCGATATCGGATATCTGCACACTGGGATTGAGAAGACATGCGAGGCGAAGTTCTACCAGCAGGTAGTCCCGCTCACCGATCGCATCGACTATCTGTGTCCGATGACCAACAATCTTACGTATTGTCTGGCCGTCGAAAAGCTCTTGCAGCTCGAAATTCCTCCCCGCGCGCAATTTCTGCGCGTGCTGTTGAATGAATTAACGCGTATCAATTCGCACCTGGTCTGGCTGGGTACGCACGCGCTCGACATCGGCGCCATGACCGTCTTCCTTTATTGCTTCCGCGAACGCGAGGAGTTGCTGAGGATCTTCGAGAACGTCTCCGGCCAGCGCATGATGACTTCGTACTTCCGCATCGGCGGCGTGTCGATGGACCCGCCCATTGATTTTTGGAAGAAGACAAAAGCTTTTATCGATAAGTTCCCTTCTCGCGTTGATGAGTACGAAGGGCTGCTGACGTCGAACCCAATCTGGATCGAGCGCACCAGGGGCGTCGCTCACATTACGGCCGAAGAATGCATTGCGTTAGGCTGCAGCGGCCCGACGGCGCGCGGAAGCGGCGTCGATTGGGACCTGCGCCGCGACATGCCGTACTCGGGTTACGAGAAGTTCAAGTTCAAGGTACCGGTCTCGACCGACGGCGACGTGTACGCGCGTTACCTGCTGCGCGTGCAGGAGCTGCGCGAGTCAAACAGCATCGCGCGTCAAGCCTTTGAAGGCATGCCCGAAGGGTCATACAAGGCCGACGCTCCAAAAGTGGTCCTCCCGGATCGAGAAAAGATGAAGACGCAGATGGAGGCGCTCATCTATCATTTCAAAATCGTCACGGAAGGGTTCACGGTTCCGGCAGGCGAGGTCTATCAGGGAGTGGAATCGCCGCGTGGAGAGATGGGCTATTACGTCCGCAGCGACGGTACGGCGAAGCCGTATCGAGTACATATGCGCTCGGCATGCTTAGGAAACTTGCAAGCCCTTGAAAGACTCTGCGTCGGTAGGTTGCTCGCGGATGTAGTTGCGGCAATCGGCAGTATCGACATCGTTTTAGGAGAGATCGACAGATAA